From Methylopila sp. M107, a single genomic window includes:
- a CDS encoding amino acid ABC transporter permease produces MTSAGARLWRGFFGGWLNATVTIVTLAVVWLVVAPIVRWALLDAVWVGDAKTCAAAEGACWAFIGEKLRFILFAFYPFGEHWRAALALAALVAVLGLSAVPRLWSVWLAGACAGLLASAWALLGGGLFGPPVPMAQWGGLPLTLLITILAFAGGFPIGLALALGRRSRLPILSWLCTIYIELARGIPLITALYLAMLVLPLALPEGVELETLVRASLAMTLFFAAYFAEIIRAGLQGVPESQTEAALSLGYSPFGAMRHVILPQALRSVVPALVTIAIGILQSTTLVAAIGVFDLLNAARQAANDTAWLGFYDEAYAFAALVYFTLCFGASRYSVWLEKRL; encoded by the coding sequence ATGACGAGCGCAGGCGCACGTCTGTGGCGAGGATTCTTCGGCGGCTGGCTCAACGCCACCGTGACGATCGTGACGCTCGCGGTCGTTTGGCTGGTCGTCGCGCCGATCGTCCGCTGGGCGCTGCTCGACGCCGTCTGGGTTGGCGACGCCAAGACCTGCGCGGCCGCTGAGGGCGCCTGCTGGGCGTTCATCGGCGAAAAGCTGCGCTTCATCCTGTTCGCGTTCTATCCGTTCGGCGAGCACTGGCGCGCCGCTCTCGCGCTCGCAGCCCTGGTCGCGGTTCTCGGCCTGTCGGCGGTCCCGCGTCTCTGGTCGGTCTGGCTCGCGGGGGCGTGCGCCGGCCTGCTCGCGAGCGCTTGGGCGCTGCTCGGCGGCGGGCTTTTCGGACCGCCGGTCCCGATGGCGCAGTGGGGCGGGCTGCCACTGACGCTGCTGATCACCATCCTCGCCTTCGCGGGCGGTTTTCCGATCGGACTCGCGCTTGCGCTCGGGCGGCGTTCGCGACTGCCGATCCTGAGCTGGCTCTGCACGATCTACATCGAGCTGGCGCGGGGCATTCCGCTGATCACGGCGCTCTACCTCGCGATGTTGGTGCTGCCGCTCGCGCTTCCGGAGGGCGTCGAGCTCGAAACGCTGGTCCGCGCGAGTCTTGCGATGACGCTATTCTTCGCGGCCTATTTCGCAGAGATCATCCGGGCGGGGCTGCAGGGCGTGCCCGAAAGCCAGACCGAGGCGGCGCTCTCGCTCGGATACTCGCCCTTCGGGGCGATGCGCCACGTCATCCTGCCGCAGGCGCTGCGGTCGGTCGTGCCCGCGCTGGTCACCATCGCGATCGGCATCCTGCAGAGCACCACGCTGGTCGCGGCGATCGGCGTGTTCGACCTGCTCAACGCCGCCCGGCAGGCCGCCAACGACACGGCCTGGCTCGGCTTCTACGACGAGGCCTACGCCTTTGCGGCGCTTGTCTACTTCACGCTCTGCTTCGGCGCCTCGCGCTACAGCGTCTGGCTTGAGAAGCGGCTATGA
- a CDS encoding amino acid ABC transporter substrate-binding protein — translation MPASLQSLWPNVRPQGVLAAAAVFLAAALGAAPAHAGPTLEAIEKRGLIKAGVGSQPGFFAPDSSGRWQGFWIDIGRAIAITTLGDPEKIQFVSSSPQQRLPALKSGEFDILLSGVTQTITRATQHGFHFGPVAFYDGQGLLVPKKLGVAAPKDLDGATVCIQTGTTGEQNIADFFRKSGATFKPVTIEDTSEFLKAFEAGRCDVLTQDGSDLGIKRTQLRQPDDYVILPERISKEPLAPAVRYGDDRWLELVNWSVYALIQAEELGITSQNVDTFLDSSDPEIRRFLGVDLSLGLSTGLDPKFAYKIVKTLGNYGEVFDRNVGPTTRIGFQRGLNRLWTAGGLLYAPPFR, via the coding sequence ATGCCAGCAAGCCTGCAGTCGTTGTGGCCGAATGTCCGGCCGCAAGGCGTTCTTGCGGCCGCGGCGGTCTTCCTGGCGGCCGCGCTCGGCGCGGCGCCGGCCCATGCCGGCCCGACGCTCGAGGCCATCGAGAAGCGCGGCCTCATCAAGGCCGGCGTCGGCTCGCAGCCGGGCTTCTTCGCGCCCGACAGCTCCGGCCGCTGGCAGGGCTTCTGGATCGACATCGGCCGCGCGATCGCGATCACGACGCTCGGCGACCCGGAGAAGATCCAGTTCGTCTCCTCCTCGCCGCAGCAACGCCTGCCCGCGCTAAAGTCCGGCGAATTCGACATATTGCTGTCCGGCGTCACCCAGACCATCACCCGCGCGACGCAGCACGGTTTCCATTTCGGCCCGGTGGCGTTCTACGACGGTCAGGGCCTGCTCGTTCCGAAGAAGCTCGGCGTGGCCGCGCCGAAGGATCTCGACGGGGCGACGGTCTGCATCCAGACCGGCACGACCGGCGAGCAGAATATCGCCGACTTCTTCCGCAAGAGCGGCGCGACCTTCAAGCCGGTCACCATTGAGGACACCAGCGAATTCCTAAAGGCGTTCGAGGCCGGCCGCTGCGACGTCCTCACCCAGGACGGCTCCGACCTCGGCATCAAGCGCACGCAGCTGCGCCAGCCGGACGACTACGTGATCCTGCCGGAGCGCATCTCCAAGGAACCGCTCGCCCCCGCCGTCCGCTACGGCGACGACCGGTGGCTCGAACTCGTCAACTGGAGCGTCTACGCGCTGATCCAGGCCGAGGAGCTCGGCATCACGTCGCAGAACGTCGACACGTTCCTCGACAGCTCCGATCCTGAGATCCGGCGCTTCCTCGGCGTCGATCTGAGCCTCGGCCTCTCGACCGGGCTCGATCCGAAGTTCGCGTACAAGATCGTGAAGACGCTCGGCAATTACGGCGAGGTGTTCGACCGCAATGTCGGCCCGACGACGCGGATCGGTTTCCAGCGCGGTCTCAACCGGCTCTGGACCGCGGGCGGCCTGCTCTACGCCCCGCCCTTCCGCTGA
- a CDS encoding L,D-transpeptidase translates to MQILLDRAHVSPGVIDGRNGDNLKKAVRAFEQMRGLAVDGEVDADVWAALAPDTGKATKTYEITDKDIDGRYVKKLPKDYAKLARLKWLGYRDAAEMLAERFHLDERLLRAMNPDVDFKQAGKTILVPETGAPPTAKVARIVVEKAEGDLRAFDEAGTLVFVAPATVGSSDTPSPAGSMKVNGAFPDPHYKYDPKKNFQQGRNTRKLLLKPGPNGPVGSMWIDLSKPTYGIHGTPEPNDISKTGSHGCVRLTNWDAADLAGMVIPKRTTVEFE, encoded by the coding sequence TTGCAGATTCTGCTCGACCGCGCCCATGTCTCGCCCGGCGTGATCGACGGGCGGAACGGCGACAACCTGAAGAAGGCCGTGCGGGCGTTCGAGCAGATGCGGGGTCTCGCGGTCGACGGGGAGGTCGACGCGGATGTCTGGGCGGCGCTTGCGCCCGACACGGGCAAGGCGACGAAAACCTATGAGATCACCGACAAGGACATCGACGGGCGCTACGTAAAGAAGCTCCCCAAGGATTACGCCAAGCTCGCGCGTCTGAAATGGCTGGGCTATCGCGACGCCGCCGAGATGCTGGCCGAGCGTTTCCATCTCGACGAGAGGCTATTGCGTGCGATGAATCCGGACGTCGATTTCAAGCAGGCGGGCAAGACCATTCTGGTTCCCGAGACGGGCGCGCCGCCGACCGCGAAGGTCGCGCGCATTGTGGTCGAGAAGGCGGAAGGCGATCTGCGGGCCTTTGACGAAGCGGGGACGCTCGTGTTCGTCGCGCCCGCGACGGTCGGCTCGAGCGACACGCCGTCACCCGCCGGCTCCATGAAGGTCAACGGCGCCTTTCCCGATCCGCATTACAAATACGACCCGAAGAAGAACTTTCAGCAGGGCCGGAACACGCGAAAGCTCCTGCTGAAGCCCGGTCCGAACGGGCCGGTCGGCAGCATGTGGATCGATCTGTCGAAACCGACTTACGGCATCCATGGGACGCCCGAGCCGAACGACATCAGCAAGACCGGAAGCCACGGCTGCGTGCGGCTGACCAACTGGGACGCGGCCGATCTCGCCGGCATGGTGATCCCGAAGCGCACCACTGTAGAGTTCGAGTGA
- a CDS encoding ABC transporter permease subunit (The N-terminal region of this protein, as described by TIGR01726, is a three transmembrane segment that identifies a subfamily of ABC transporter permease subunits, which specificities that include histidine, arginine, glutamine, glutamate, L-cystine (sic), the opines (in Agrobacterium) octopine and nopaline, etc.), translating into MRDLLGPRPRLQLAILLVALGLVWLVSSTILANMARLGLTPGFGFLGRPANFEIGESPVAFRAGAPYARALLAGLVNTVLVSALACLLATVLGALIGLARMSRNLLLSRLAQTFIEFARNTPLLLQLFFWTATAHALPAARQALQPVSGVYLSNRGVYLPWVSFDHAGGAVFALAVLAAIVLALAALFKPSRRRRLLVLAGAATAVAAGLSWLVGSGVSFDLPTLRGFNFTGGFGVSPEFAALVVGLTVHGSAQVAEIVRAGVQSVPAGQWEAAEALGMSRAKALRLVVAPQALRVIVPLMTSTYLDITKNSSLAVAIGFTDFVSVANTTANQSGHAVEALALMIAAYLALSLSVSVVMNRYDAMLERRGFARP; encoded by the coding sequence ATGCGGGACCTGCTCGGGCCGCGGCCGAGGCTGCAGCTCGCCATCCTTCTCGTCGCGCTCGGCCTCGTCTGGCTCGTCTCCTCGACGATCCTCGCCAATATGGCCCGGCTCGGCCTGACGCCGGGCTTCGGTTTCCTCGGACGGCCGGCGAATTTTGAGATCGGCGAATCCCCCGTCGCCTTCCGGGCCGGCGCCCCCTACGCGCGCGCGCTGCTGGCCGGCCTCGTCAACACAGTCCTCGTCTCCGCGCTCGCCTGCCTGCTCGCGACCGTGCTCGGCGCGCTGATCGGGCTCGCACGGATGTCGCGCAATCTGCTGCTGTCGCGGCTCGCGCAGACCTTTATCGAATTCGCCCGCAACACGCCGCTGCTGCTCCAGCTGTTCTTCTGGACGGCGACCGCGCACGCTTTGCCCGCGGCGCGACAGGCGCTCCAGCCGGTTTCCGGCGTCTATCTCAGCAATCGCGGCGTCTACCTGCCATGGGTCAGCTTCGACCACGCCGGCGGAGCGGTTTTCGCGCTGGCGGTTCTCGCGGCGATCGTCCTGGCGCTCGCGGCCCTGTTCAAACCGTCCCGACGCCGGCGCCTGCTCGTCCTCGCAGGCGCGGCCACGGCGGTCGCAGCCGGACTGTCCTGGCTCGTCGGATCCGGCGTCTCGTTCGATCTTCCGACACTGCGCGGCTTCAATTTCACCGGCGGCTTCGGGGTATCGCCGGAATTCGCGGCGCTCGTGGTGGGATTGACGGTCCACGGCTCCGCCCAGGTCGCCGAGATCGTGCGGGCGGGCGTCCAGTCGGTGCCGGCCGGGCAGTGGGAGGCCGCCGAAGCGCTCGGCATGTCGCGGGCGAAGGCGCTCCGCCTCGTCGTCGCGCCGCAGGCGCTGCGCGTCATCGTGCCCCTGATGACCTCGACCTATCTCGACATCACCAAGAATTCGAGCCTCGCGGTCGCGATCGGCTTCACCGACTTCGTCAGCGTCGCCAACACCACCGCCAACCAGTCCGGGCACGCCGTCGAGGCGCTCGCGCTGATGATCGCGGCCTATCTGGCTCTGAGCCTTTCGGTCTCCGTCGTCATGAACCGCTATGACGCGATGCTGGAGCGGCGGGGCTTCGCGCGCCCATGA
- a CDS encoding LLM class flavin-dependent oxidoreductase: protein MPNRQLKLGAFMRPVSLHTGAWRFPGAYPDANFNFGHLKRFAQRLEEATFDAFFMADHLAVLNMPREALKRSHTVTSFEPFTLLSALAAVTERIGLVGTGSTTYDEPYHLARRFASLDHISGGRAGWNVVTTSNPDAALNFGLDEHVEHAARYARAREFFDVVTGLWDSFADDAFVRDVASGVYTDLDRMRRLDHKGAAFSVRGPLNIARPPQGWPVIVQAGASEPGRQLAAETAEAVFCAPSRLADGQTFYADVKARTAAVGRDPDHIKILPGAFIVVGDSIEEAREKRARLDALVHVDSSFASLSNMLGHDVSGFDPDGLLPDLPETNASRSTQAKLVGFARRENLTIRQLAQRVGGYSGLAFVGTPETIADGMQEWLESDGCDGFNVMFPYLPQGLDDVVDRVVPELRRRGIFRKAYEGRTLREHLGLPRPENRFFTGS, encoded by the coding sequence ATGCCGAACCGGCAGCTGAAGCTTGGCGCCTTCATGCGCCCCGTGAGTCTGCACACCGGCGCATGGCGGTTTCCGGGCGCCTATCCGGACGCGAACTTCAACTTCGGCCATCTGAAGCGTTTCGCGCAGCGGCTGGAGGAGGCGACCTTCGACGCCTTCTTCATGGCCGACCATCTCGCTGTGTTGAACATGCCCCGGGAGGCGCTGAAGCGCAGCCACACGGTGACGTCGTTCGAGCCGTTCACGCTGCTCTCGGCGCTCGCCGCCGTGACCGAGCGGATCGGGCTCGTCGGCACCGGCTCGACCACCTATGACGAGCCCTATCACCTCGCCCGACGCTTCGCCTCGCTCGACCACATTTCCGGCGGCAGGGCGGGGTGGAACGTCGTCACCACCTCGAACCCCGACGCCGCGCTCAATTTCGGGCTCGACGAGCATGTCGAGCACGCCGCGCGCTACGCAAGGGCGCGCGAATTCTTCGACGTGGTGACGGGGCTGTGGGACTCCTTCGCCGACGACGCCTTCGTCCGCGACGTCGCGAGCGGCGTCTACACCGACCTCGACCGCATGCGGCGGCTCGACCACAAAGGCGCGGCGTTTTCCGTGCGCGGGCCGCTGAACATCGCGCGCCCGCCGCAGGGCTGGCCGGTCATCGTGCAGGCCGGCGCGTCCGAGCCCGGCCGCCAGCTCGCCGCCGAGACGGCCGAGGCGGTGTTCTGCGCGCCCTCGCGGCTCGCGGACGGCCAGACGTTCTACGCCGACGTCAAGGCGCGGACGGCGGCGGTTGGGCGCGATCCGGATCACATCAAGATTCTGCCCGGCGCCTTCATCGTCGTCGGCGACAGTATCGAGGAGGCGCGCGAGAAGCGGGCGCGGCTCGACGCGCTGGTCCATGTCGACAGCTCCTTCGCCTCGCTCTCGAACATGCTCGGCCACGACGTTTCCGGCTTCGACCCGGACGGGCTGCTGCCGGACCTGCCCGAGACCAACGCCAGCCGCAGCACGCAGGCGAAGCTCGTCGGCTTCGCGCGGCGCGAGAACCTGACGATCCGCCAGCTCGCCCAGCGCGTCGGCGGCTATTCGGGACTCGCCTTTGTCGGCACGCCCGAGACGATCGCGGACGGCATGCAGGAATGGCTCGAAAGCGATGGCTGCGACGGCTTCAACGTGATGTTCCCCTACCTGCCGCAGGGGCTCGACGATGTCGTCGACCGCGTCGTGCCGGAGCTGCGGCGCCGGGGGATTTTCCGGAAGGCCTATGAGGGCCGAACGCTGCGCGAGCATCTCGGCCTGCCGCGCCCGGAGAACCGGTTCTTCACGGGCTCATAG
- a CDS encoding cytochrome c, whose product MKALLKSMIGAGLIVLVAAAGFAGWRFATSDAEVSAADVKPTPELVERGRYLTAAADCAACHTVPGGKPFAGGVPFELPFGTIYSTNITADQKTGIGDWSDDDFVRALHKGVAKDGSNLYPAFPYTSYTGLTRDDAVAIKAYLFSLAPENAPAKENTLGFPFNQRWAMKFWNVAFLDQKRFRADPKLSETENRGAYLATALGHCGECHTPRNIGFALSGKDLAGTEIKGWRAYNITPDKETGIGAWSDEQIASYLASGHAEGRGAASGPMAEVIANSTKFLTKDDVSALVAYLRKVEPRKSDDGVKVAAAPQSMLTSTAWAAAPSGAEGGLGSRIFQGACASCHQWNGKGQQTPYAGLAGTRAVNDPEGVNLVQVMLEGSDLRAVHQAAWMPKFGEAYTDAELAAVANYVIAHFGGKEGKVTPEKVAERRTEK is encoded by the coding sequence ATGAAAGCGCTTCTCAAGTCTATGATCGGCGCGGGCCTGATCGTGCTGGTCGCCGCCGCCGGCTTCGCCGGCTGGCGGTTCGCGACATCCGACGCGGAAGTCTCCGCGGCCGACGTCAAGCCGACGCCGGAACTCGTCGAGCGCGGCAGATACCTCACAGCCGCCGCCGACTGCGCCGCCTGCCACACTGTGCCGGGCGGAAAACCGTTCGCGGGCGGCGTGCCCTTCGAGCTGCCGTTCGGGACGATTTATTCGACCAACATCACGGCGGACCAGAAGACCGGCATCGGCGACTGGTCCGACGACGACTTTGTTCGCGCGCTGCACAAGGGCGTCGCGAAGGACGGCTCGAACCTCTATCCGGCCTTCCCCTACACCTCCTACACGGGCCTCACGCGCGACGACGCTGTCGCGATCAAGGCGTACCTCTTCAGCCTCGCGCCCGAGAACGCGCCGGCGAAGGAGAACACGCTCGGCTTCCCGTTCAACCAGCGCTGGGCGATGAAGTTCTGGAACGTCGCCTTCCTCGACCAGAAGCGGTTCCGTGCCGATCCGAAGCTGAGCGAGACGGAAAACCGCGGCGCCTATCTCGCAACCGCGCTCGGCCATTGCGGCGAGTGCCATACGCCCCGCAACATCGGCTTCGCGCTTTCGGGCAAGGATCTCGCGGGCACCGAGATCAAGGGCTGGCGGGCCTACAACATCACCCCCGACAAGGAGACCGGCATCGGCGCGTGGAGCGACGAGCAGATCGCGAGCTACCTTGCGAGCGGCCATGCCGAGGGCAGGGGCGCCGCCTCCGGTCCGATGGCGGAGGTCATCGCCAACTCGACCAAGTTCCTGACCAAGGACGACGTGTCGGCGCTGGTCGCTTACCTCCGCAAGGTCGAGCCGCGGAAGAGCGACGACGGCGTCAAGGTCGCTGCCGCGCCGCAGTCGATGCTGACCTCGACCGCCTGGGCGGCGGCGCCCTCGGGCGCCGAAGGCGGGCTGGGTTCCCGCATCTTCCAGGGCGCCTGCGCGAGCTGCCACCAGTGGAACGGCAAGGGCCAGCAGACGCCTTACGCGGGGCTCGCCGGAACCCGCGCCGTGAACGATCCGGAAGGCGTCAACCTTGTGCAGGTGATGCTGGAAGGCTCGGACCTGCGCGCCGTGCATCAGGCGGCGTGGATGCCGAAATTCGGCGAGGCCTATACCGATGCCGAACTCGCGGCCGTCGCCAACTACGTCATCGCCCATTTCGGCGGCAAGGAGGGCAAGGTGACGCCCGAGAAGGTGGCCGAGCGCCGGACAGAGAAGTAA
- the metC gene encoding cystathionine beta-lyase, with protein MARGDDDRLFGPLTELVANGRDPEDAYGFVNPPVMRGSTVVWPTVADLKALRGRYTYGRRGSPTSDALVDALQRFEGSSHVSLAPSGLNAVALGLLATLSAGDHLLMVDTVYQPTRQLCDGLLKRLGIETDYYDPTLGSDIAGWMRPNTRAVFVESPGSLTFEVQDVPAIAGAAHARGAAVVMDNTWATPLFFRAHDFGVDVSVSAGTKYLGGHADVLIGWVSANAQYAAAVKATHGQLGLCCGPDDVFMALRGMRTLGVRLAHHQASALRVARWLESRSEVARVMHPALESDPGHALWKRDFSGASGLFAFELVPGSDEAVAAFLDGLELFGLGFSWGGYESLAIPFDAKPVRTATRWTPAGPTVRLHIGLEDVEDLIADLEAGLKRYGAG; from the coding sequence ATGGCGCGCGGAGACGACGACCGTCTTTTCGGACCGTTGACGGAGCTCGTCGCCAACGGGCGCGACCCGGAAGACGCCTACGGCTTCGTGAATCCGCCCGTCATGCGGGGCTCGACCGTGGTCTGGCCGACTGTCGCGGACTTGAAGGCGCTTCGCGGCCGCTACACCTATGGCCGTCGCGGCAGCCCCACCTCCGACGCGCTCGTCGACGCGCTTCAGCGCTTCGAGGGCTCGTCGCATGTCTCGCTCGCGCCCTCCGGCCTCAACGCGGTCGCGCTCGGCCTGCTGGCGACGCTGTCCGCCGGCGACCACCTGCTGATGGTCGACACGGTCTACCAGCCGACGCGCCAGCTCTGCGACGGCTTGCTGAAGCGGCTCGGGATCGAGACCGATTATTACGACCCGACCCTAGGCTCCGACATCGCGGGCTGGATGCGGCCGAACACCAGAGCGGTGTTCGTCGAAAGCCCGGGCTCGCTCACCTTCGAGGTGCAGGACGTGCCGGCGATCGCGGGCGCGGCGCATGCGCGGGGCGCCGCCGTCGTCATGGACAACACCTGGGCGACGCCGCTGTTCTTCCGCGCGCATGATTTCGGGGTCGACGTGTCGGTCTCGGCCGGCACCAAATATCTCGGCGGTCATGCCGACGTGCTGATCGGCTGGGTCTCGGCCAATGCCCAATACGCCGCCGCCGTGAAGGCGACGCACGGGCAGCTTGGCCTCTGCTGCGGCCCCGACGACGTCTTTATGGCGCTTCGCGGCATGCGCACGCTTGGCGTCCGCCTCGCGCATCACCAAGCTTCCGCCTTGCGGGTCGCACGATGGCTCGAGTCCCGTTCCGAGGTCGCCCGCGTCATGCATCCGGCGTTGGAGAGCGATCCGGGACACGCGCTGTGGAAGCGTGATTTTTCCGGAGCCAGCGGGCTGTTCGCCTTTGAGCTCGTCCCCGGTTCGGACGAGGCGGTTGCGGCATTCCTCGACGGATTGGAATTGTTCGGGCTCGGTTTTTCCTGGGGCGGCTATGAGAGCCTCGCCATCCCGTTCGACGCCAAGCCAGTGCGCACCGCGACGCGTTGGACGCCCGCGGGACCGACAGTGCGCCTGCACATCGGACTGGAGGACGTCGAGGACCTGATCGCGGATCTGGAAGCCGGACTAAAGCGCTACGGGGCTGGCTGA